The following proteins are co-located in the Sardina pilchardus chromosome 24, fSarPil1.1, whole genome shotgun sequence genome:
- the LOC134072177 gene encoding ATPase family AAA domain-containing protein 2-like isoform X3 has translation MTGNGKSGSNDRARGNQRDAPTPVRRVARTLVNPIKLTNKDKERLQRLEKIKKIHGQIRESESETSHEEGDDYDEDEDGVKNNTPAHYLDAGAGRRMGSYRVAAAVPRSINTTSRRIGRNQHKRPAGNDSSSSDEDDMDRCLPLNFRKEDLALLPKDRMKPGASLADVDPVHVDQSIGFDAVGGLTSHIAALKEMVVFPLLYPEVFDKFKIESPKGCLFYGPPGTGKTLVARALANECSHGDRRVAFFMRKGADCLSKWVGESERHLRLLFDQAYQMRPSIIFFDEIDGLAPVRSSRQDQIHSSIVSTLLALMDGLDSRGEVVVIGATNRLDAIDPALRRPGRFDREFLFGLPDREARKDILKIYTKQWKPVPSDPFLEELADKCVGYCGADIKAVCAEAALCALRRRYPQIYCSSEKLVLDIASITISSCDFVAAMRKMVPASQRSMTSPAKALIPTVQPLLASALGDILETLQMLFPHTEQGLKKKKDADLTASILDDDLLYGDEEGTSSGAIYKKTPDKGSFLQTMRSAALHPTSHRPRLLLSGRPGSGQTTHLSPAVLHALEKFTVYTLDMVSLFGDCTKSAEQACCQIFCEAKRTAPSILYMPLMEQVWDTVGCVFRTTFLSLLQNIPPFSPILLLATTNLPHSKLDTQVQSLFKEELGEVHCLSPPSSQERRKFFEDLILCQAAKAPAAKREALLQAIEVLPIAPPPPPRQMSEKERQRLEQQEEDTLRELRLFLRSVTDRLVQDRRFKAFAKPVDKEQVPDYHSVVKQPMDLSTALTKIDEQKYTTVREYLHDIDLIWNNALQYNPDDDPYDRQIRHRACALKDTVHAIIKDELKEDFERTCEQIKEARTKRGHGRVPNNQDNYAVPSSPKAKQKRKMKGEREEPEAEKRGRMTRATKTLLAQQHQLIDVDKALEFLAKKTPQLVVNHEGLKDLLKCVITKTEGFEVFQLEKVYALLSQCIYRHRKDYNKTELIKEMKREIESLS, from the exons ATGACAGG GAATGGAAAGAGTGGTTCTAATGATAGAGCCAGAGGAAACCAGCGTG ATGCCCCTACACCTGTTCGCCGGGTCGCTCGGACTCTTGTCAACCCCATAAAATTGACGAA CAAAGACAAGGAAAGACTCCAGAGGTTGGAAAAGATCAAGAAAATTCATGGCCAGATTAGAGAATCTGAG TCTGAGACCTCTCATGAAGAGggtgatgattatgatgagGACGAAGATGGAGTTAAGAACAACACACCTGCTCATTATCTGGacg caggtgctGGTCGGAGGATGGGAAGCTACCGAGTGGCTGCTGCAGTTCCCAGAAGCATCAACACCACCAGCAGAAGGATTGGCAG AAATCAGCATAAACGCCCAGCAGGAAATGATTCTTCCTCTTCTGATGAAGACGACATGGACAG GTGCCTCCCCTTAAATTTTAGAAAGGAGGACCTTGCATTACTCCCTAAAGACAGGATGAAGCCGGGAGCCAGCCTTGCTGATGTGGACCCAGTCCATGTCGACCAATCA ATTGGCTTTGATGCTGTTGGAGGTCTGACCAGCCATATCGCGGCTCTGAAGGAGATGGTGGTTTTCCCTCTTCTGTACCCAGAGGTGTTTGATAAATTCAAGATTGAATCTCCAAA GGGCTGCTTGTTCTATGGCCCACCTGGGACGGGGAAGACTCTGGTGGCTCGTGCCCTGGCCAATGAGTGTAGCCATGGCGACAGACGGGTGGCCTTCTTCATGCGGAAGGGAGCAGACTGCCTGAGCAAATGGGTGGGCGAGTCTGAGAGACATCTGCGGCTTCTTTTTGATCAG GCTTACCAGATGAGACCATCAATCATATTTTTTGACGAGATTGATGGACTGGCCCCCGTCCGATCCAGCCGACAGGATCAGATACACAG TTCCATCGTGTCCACTCTACTGGCCTTGATGGATGGGTTGGACAGTAGGGGAGAGGTTGTGGTCATCGGCGCCACCAACAGGCTGGATGCCATCGACCCGGCTCTGAGGAGACCAGGACGATTCGACAGGGAGTTTCTTTTTGGTCTGCCAGACAGAGAG GCTCGTAAGGATATCCTGAAGATTTACACCAAGCAGTGGAAACCCGTACCGTCTGATCCGTTCCTTGAGGAGCTCGCCGACAAGTGTGTTG GTTACTGTGGCGCCGACATCAAGGCGGTGTGTGCCGAGGCGGCCCTGTGTGCCCTGCGCCGCCGCTACCCGCAGATCTACTGCTCCTCGGAGAAGCTCGTGCTCGACATCGCCTCCATCACCATCAGCAGCTGCGACTTCGTGGCGGCCATGCGCAAGATGGTGCCCGCATCGCAGCGCTCCATGACGTCGCCGGCGAAGGCGCTCATCCCCACCGTGCAGCCGCTGTTGGCCTCGGCGCTCGGCGACATCCTGGAGACGCTGCAGATGCTGTTCCCTCACACGGAGCAAGGACtcaagaagaagaaggatgCAG ATCTCACTGCTTCCATTCTGGATGATGATCTGCTGTATGGGGATGAGGAGGGAACCTCCAGTGGAGCCATCTACAAGAAGACCCCAGACAAAGGCAGTTTCCTCCAGACTATGAG GAGTGCCGCGCTCCACCCCACCTCTCACCGGCCGCGGCTGCTTCTGTCCGGTCGGCCCGGCTCGGGGCAGACCACCCACCTGTCCCCCGCCGTGCTCCACGCCCTGGAGAAGTTCACCGTCTACACGCTGGACATGGTCTCCCTCTTCGGGGACTGCACCAAGTCTGCGGAGCAGGCCTGCTGTCAG ATATTCTGCGAGGCCAAGAGAACGGCCCCCAGCATCCTGTACATGCCCCTGATGGAGCAGGTCTGGGACACGGTGGGCTGCGTCTTCAGGACCACCTTCCTCAGCCTCCTGCAGAACATCCCTCCTTTCTCCCCCATCCTGCTGCTGGCCACCACCAACCTGCCCCACAGCAAGCTGgacacacag gttCAGAGTCTGTTTAAGGAGGAGCTTGGAGAGGTGCACTGCCTAAGCCCTCCGTCctcacaggagaggaggaagttCTTCGAGGACCTCATCCTCTGTCAGGCTGCCAAAGCCCCCGCGGCTAAGAGAGAAGCTC TCCTGCAGGCCATCGAGGTTCTGCCCATCgcgccgccgcctccgccccGGCAGATGTCCGAGAAGGAGCGCCAGCGtctggagcagcaggaggaggacactCTGCGAGAGCTCCGCCTCTTCCTGCGCAGCGTCACCGACCGCCTCGTGCAGGACCGCCGCTTCAAGGCCTTCGCCAAACCTGTGGACAAAGAACAG GTGCCAGACTATCACTCTGTTGTTAAACAGCCTATGGACCTCTCCACCGCACTCACCAAGATCGATGAGCAGAAGTACACCACCGTCAGAGAATACCTGCATGATATTGACCTGATATGGAACAACGCCCTTCAGTACAACCCAGATGATGACCCATACG ATCGTCAGATCCGTCACCGGGCCTGTGCCCTGAAGGACACGGTCCACGCCATCATCAAAGACGAGCTGAAGGAGGACTTTGAAAGGACCTGTGAGCAAATCAAAGAAGCTCGTACAAAGAGAG GTCATGGTAGAGTGCCAAATAACCAGGATAACTATGCAGTGCCCAGCAGCCCAAAGGCAAAAC agaagagaaagatgaaaGGTGAGCGTGAGGAGCCGGAGGCGGAGAAGCGGGGCAGGATGACGCGCGCCACCAAAACCCTGCTGGCGCAGCAGCACCAGCTCATCGACGTGGACAAAGCCCTGGAGTTCCTCGCCAAGAAGACGCCACAGCTGGTGGTGAATCACGAGGGCCTTAAG GACTTACTAAAATGTGTCATTACGAAGACTGAGGGATTCGAAGTCTTCCAGCTTGAGAAGGTGTACGCCCTCCTGAGCCAGTGTATCTACAGACACCGGAAAGACTATAACAAAACTGAACTCATCAag GAAATGAAAAGAGAAATTGAAAGTCTTTCATGA
- the LOC134072177 gene encoding ATPase family AAA domain-containing protein 2-like isoform X2 has protein sequence MTGDDYRNGKSGSNDRARGNQRDAPTPVRRVARTLVNPIKLTNKDKERLQRLEKIKKIHGQIRESESETSHEEGDDYDEDEDGVKNNTPAHYLDGAGRRMGSYRVAAAVPRSINTTSRRIGRNQHKRPAGNDSSSSDEDDMDRCLPLNFRKEDLALLPKDRMKPGASLADVDPVHVDQSIGFDAVGGLTSHIAALKEMVVFPLLYPEVFDKFKIESPKGCLFYGPPGTGKTLVARALANECSHGDRRVAFFMRKGADCLSKWVGESERHLRLLFDQAYQMRPSIIFFDEIDGLAPVRSSRQDQIHSSIVSTLLALMDGLDSRGEVVVIGATNRLDAIDPALRRPGRFDREFLFGLPDREARKDILKIYTKQWKPVPSDPFLEELADKCVGYCGADIKAVCAEAALCALRRRYPQIYCSSEKLVLDIASITISSCDFVAAMRKMVPASQRSMTSPAKALIPTVQPLLASALGDILETLQMLFPHTEQGLKKKKDADLTASILDDDLLYGDEEGTSSGAIYKKTPDKGSFLQTMRSAALHPTSHRPRLLLSGRPGSGQTTHLSPAVLHALEKFTVYTLDMVSLFGDCTKSAEQACCQIFCEAKRTAPSILYMPLMEQVWDTVGCVFRTTFLSLLQNIPPFSPILLLATTNLPHSKLDTQVQSLFKEELGEVHCLSPPSSQERRKFFEDLILCQAAKAPAAKREALLQAIEVLPIAPPPPPRQMSEKERQRLEQQEEDTLRELRLFLRSVTDRLVQDRRFKAFAKPVDKEQVPDYHSVVKQPMDLSTALTKIDEQKYTTVREYLHDIDLIWNNALQYNPDDDPYDRQIRHRACALKDTVHAIIKDELKEDFERTCEQIKEARTKRGHGRVPNNQDNYAVPSSPKAKQKRKMKGEREEPEAEKRGRMTRATKTLLAQQHQLIDVDKALEFLAKKTPQLVVNHEGLKDLLKCVITKTEGFEVFQLEKVYALLSQCIYRHRKDYNKTELIKEMKREIESLS, from the exons ATGACAGG CGATGATTACAGGAATGGAAAGAGTGGTTCTAATGATAGAGCCAGAGGAAACCAGCGTG ATGCCCCTACACCTGTTCGCCGGGTCGCTCGGACTCTTGTCAACCCCATAAAATTGACGAA CAAAGACAAGGAAAGACTCCAGAGGTTGGAAAAGATCAAGAAAATTCATGGCCAGATTAGAGAATCTGAG TCTGAGACCTCTCATGAAGAGggtgatgattatgatgagGACGAAGATGGAGTTAAGAACAACACACCTGCTCATTATCTGGacg gtgctGGTCGGAGGATGGGAAGCTACCGAGTGGCTGCTGCAGTTCCCAGAAGCATCAACACCACCAGCAGAAGGATTGGCAG AAATCAGCATAAACGCCCAGCAGGAAATGATTCTTCCTCTTCTGATGAAGACGACATGGACAG GTGCCTCCCCTTAAATTTTAGAAAGGAGGACCTTGCATTACTCCCTAAAGACAGGATGAAGCCGGGAGCCAGCCTTGCTGATGTGGACCCAGTCCATGTCGACCAATCA ATTGGCTTTGATGCTGTTGGAGGTCTGACCAGCCATATCGCGGCTCTGAAGGAGATGGTGGTTTTCCCTCTTCTGTACCCAGAGGTGTTTGATAAATTCAAGATTGAATCTCCAAA GGGCTGCTTGTTCTATGGCCCACCTGGGACGGGGAAGACTCTGGTGGCTCGTGCCCTGGCCAATGAGTGTAGCCATGGCGACAGACGGGTGGCCTTCTTCATGCGGAAGGGAGCAGACTGCCTGAGCAAATGGGTGGGCGAGTCTGAGAGACATCTGCGGCTTCTTTTTGATCAG GCTTACCAGATGAGACCATCAATCATATTTTTTGACGAGATTGATGGACTGGCCCCCGTCCGATCCAGCCGACAGGATCAGATACACAG TTCCATCGTGTCCACTCTACTGGCCTTGATGGATGGGTTGGACAGTAGGGGAGAGGTTGTGGTCATCGGCGCCACCAACAGGCTGGATGCCATCGACCCGGCTCTGAGGAGACCAGGACGATTCGACAGGGAGTTTCTTTTTGGTCTGCCAGACAGAGAG GCTCGTAAGGATATCCTGAAGATTTACACCAAGCAGTGGAAACCCGTACCGTCTGATCCGTTCCTTGAGGAGCTCGCCGACAAGTGTGTTG GTTACTGTGGCGCCGACATCAAGGCGGTGTGTGCCGAGGCGGCCCTGTGTGCCCTGCGCCGCCGCTACCCGCAGATCTACTGCTCCTCGGAGAAGCTCGTGCTCGACATCGCCTCCATCACCATCAGCAGCTGCGACTTCGTGGCGGCCATGCGCAAGATGGTGCCCGCATCGCAGCGCTCCATGACGTCGCCGGCGAAGGCGCTCATCCCCACCGTGCAGCCGCTGTTGGCCTCGGCGCTCGGCGACATCCTGGAGACGCTGCAGATGCTGTTCCCTCACACGGAGCAAGGACtcaagaagaagaaggatgCAG ATCTCACTGCTTCCATTCTGGATGATGATCTGCTGTATGGGGATGAGGAGGGAACCTCCAGTGGAGCCATCTACAAGAAGACCCCAGACAAAGGCAGTTTCCTCCAGACTATGAG GAGTGCCGCGCTCCACCCCACCTCTCACCGGCCGCGGCTGCTTCTGTCCGGTCGGCCCGGCTCGGGGCAGACCACCCACCTGTCCCCCGCCGTGCTCCACGCCCTGGAGAAGTTCACCGTCTACACGCTGGACATGGTCTCCCTCTTCGGGGACTGCACCAAGTCTGCGGAGCAGGCCTGCTGTCAG ATATTCTGCGAGGCCAAGAGAACGGCCCCCAGCATCCTGTACATGCCCCTGATGGAGCAGGTCTGGGACACGGTGGGCTGCGTCTTCAGGACCACCTTCCTCAGCCTCCTGCAGAACATCCCTCCTTTCTCCCCCATCCTGCTGCTGGCCACCACCAACCTGCCCCACAGCAAGCTGgacacacag gttCAGAGTCTGTTTAAGGAGGAGCTTGGAGAGGTGCACTGCCTAAGCCCTCCGTCctcacaggagaggaggaagttCTTCGAGGACCTCATCCTCTGTCAGGCTGCCAAAGCCCCCGCGGCTAAGAGAGAAGCTC TCCTGCAGGCCATCGAGGTTCTGCCCATCgcgccgccgcctccgccccGGCAGATGTCCGAGAAGGAGCGCCAGCGtctggagcagcaggaggaggacactCTGCGAGAGCTCCGCCTCTTCCTGCGCAGCGTCACCGACCGCCTCGTGCAGGACCGCCGCTTCAAGGCCTTCGCCAAACCTGTGGACAAAGAACAG GTGCCAGACTATCACTCTGTTGTTAAACAGCCTATGGACCTCTCCACCGCACTCACCAAGATCGATGAGCAGAAGTACACCACCGTCAGAGAATACCTGCATGATATTGACCTGATATGGAACAACGCCCTTCAGTACAACCCAGATGATGACCCATACG ATCGTCAGATCCGTCACCGGGCCTGTGCCCTGAAGGACACGGTCCACGCCATCATCAAAGACGAGCTGAAGGAGGACTTTGAAAGGACCTGTGAGCAAATCAAAGAAGCTCGTACAAAGAGAG GTCATGGTAGAGTGCCAAATAACCAGGATAACTATGCAGTGCCCAGCAGCCCAAAGGCAAAAC agaagagaaagatgaaaGGTGAGCGTGAGGAGCCGGAGGCGGAGAAGCGGGGCAGGATGACGCGCGCCACCAAAACCCTGCTGGCGCAGCAGCACCAGCTCATCGACGTGGACAAAGCCCTGGAGTTCCTCGCCAAGAAGACGCCACAGCTGGTGGTGAATCACGAGGGCCTTAAG GACTTACTAAAATGTGTCATTACGAAGACTGAGGGATTCGAAGTCTTCCAGCTTGAGAAGGTGTACGCCCTCCTGAGCCAGTGTATCTACAGACACCGGAAAGACTATAACAAAACTGAACTCATCAag GAAATGAAAAGAGAAATTGAAAGTCTTTCATGA
- the LOC134072177 gene encoding ATPase family AAA domain-containing protein 2-like isoform X1 — protein MTGDDYRNGKSGSNDRARGNQRDAPTPVRRVARTLVNPIKLTNKDKERLQRLEKIKKIHGQIRESESETSHEEGDDYDEDEDGVKNNTPAHYLDAGAGRRMGSYRVAAAVPRSINTTSRRIGRNQHKRPAGNDSSSSDEDDMDRCLPLNFRKEDLALLPKDRMKPGASLADVDPVHVDQSIGFDAVGGLTSHIAALKEMVVFPLLYPEVFDKFKIESPKGCLFYGPPGTGKTLVARALANECSHGDRRVAFFMRKGADCLSKWVGESERHLRLLFDQAYQMRPSIIFFDEIDGLAPVRSSRQDQIHSSIVSTLLALMDGLDSRGEVVVIGATNRLDAIDPALRRPGRFDREFLFGLPDREARKDILKIYTKQWKPVPSDPFLEELADKCVGYCGADIKAVCAEAALCALRRRYPQIYCSSEKLVLDIASITISSCDFVAAMRKMVPASQRSMTSPAKALIPTVQPLLASALGDILETLQMLFPHTEQGLKKKKDADLTASILDDDLLYGDEEGTSSGAIYKKTPDKGSFLQTMRSAALHPTSHRPRLLLSGRPGSGQTTHLSPAVLHALEKFTVYTLDMVSLFGDCTKSAEQACCQIFCEAKRTAPSILYMPLMEQVWDTVGCVFRTTFLSLLQNIPPFSPILLLATTNLPHSKLDTQVQSLFKEELGEVHCLSPPSSQERRKFFEDLILCQAAKAPAAKREALLQAIEVLPIAPPPPPRQMSEKERQRLEQQEEDTLRELRLFLRSVTDRLVQDRRFKAFAKPVDKEQVPDYHSVVKQPMDLSTALTKIDEQKYTTVREYLHDIDLIWNNALQYNPDDDPYDRQIRHRACALKDTVHAIIKDELKEDFERTCEQIKEARTKRGHGRVPNNQDNYAVPSSPKAKQKRKMKGEREEPEAEKRGRMTRATKTLLAQQHQLIDVDKALEFLAKKTPQLVVNHEGLKDLLKCVITKTEGFEVFQLEKVYALLSQCIYRHRKDYNKTELIKEMKREIESLS, from the exons ATGACAGG CGATGATTACAGGAATGGAAAGAGTGGTTCTAATGATAGAGCCAGAGGAAACCAGCGTG ATGCCCCTACACCTGTTCGCCGGGTCGCTCGGACTCTTGTCAACCCCATAAAATTGACGAA CAAAGACAAGGAAAGACTCCAGAGGTTGGAAAAGATCAAGAAAATTCATGGCCAGATTAGAGAATCTGAG TCTGAGACCTCTCATGAAGAGggtgatgattatgatgagGACGAAGATGGAGTTAAGAACAACACACCTGCTCATTATCTGGacg caggtgctGGTCGGAGGATGGGAAGCTACCGAGTGGCTGCTGCAGTTCCCAGAAGCATCAACACCACCAGCAGAAGGATTGGCAG AAATCAGCATAAACGCCCAGCAGGAAATGATTCTTCCTCTTCTGATGAAGACGACATGGACAG GTGCCTCCCCTTAAATTTTAGAAAGGAGGACCTTGCATTACTCCCTAAAGACAGGATGAAGCCGGGAGCCAGCCTTGCTGATGTGGACCCAGTCCATGTCGACCAATCA ATTGGCTTTGATGCTGTTGGAGGTCTGACCAGCCATATCGCGGCTCTGAAGGAGATGGTGGTTTTCCCTCTTCTGTACCCAGAGGTGTTTGATAAATTCAAGATTGAATCTCCAAA GGGCTGCTTGTTCTATGGCCCACCTGGGACGGGGAAGACTCTGGTGGCTCGTGCCCTGGCCAATGAGTGTAGCCATGGCGACAGACGGGTGGCCTTCTTCATGCGGAAGGGAGCAGACTGCCTGAGCAAATGGGTGGGCGAGTCTGAGAGACATCTGCGGCTTCTTTTTGATCAG GCTTACCAGATGAGACCATCAATCATATTTTTTGACGAGATTGATGGACTGGCCCCCGTCCGATCCAGCCGACAGGATCAGATACACAG TTCCATCGTGTCCACTCTACTGGCCTTGATGGATGGGTTGGACAGTAGGGGAGAGGTTGTGGTCATCGGCGCCACCAACAGGCTGGATGCCATCGACCCGGCTCTGAGGAGACCAGGACGATTCGACAGGGAGTTTCTTTTTGGTCTGCCAGACAGAGAG GCTCGTAAGGATATCCTGAAGATTTACACCAAGCAGTGGAAACCCGTACCGTCTGATCCGTTCCTTGAGGAGCTCGCCGACAAGTGTGTTG GTTACTGTGGCGCCGACATCAAGGCGGTGTGTGCCGAGGCGGCCCTGTGTGCCCTGCGCCGCCGCTACCCGCAGATCTACTGCTCCTCGGAGAAGCTCGTGCTCGACATCGCCTCCATCACCATCAGCAGCTGCGACTTCGTGGCGGCCATGCGCAAGATGGTGCCCGCATCGCAGCGCTCCATGACGTCGCCGGCGAAGGCGCTCATCCCCACCGTGCAGCCGCTGTTGGCCTCGGCGCTCGGCGACATCCTGGAGACGCTGCAGATGCTGTTCCCTCACACGGAGCAAGGACtcaagaagaagaaggatgCAG ATCTCACTGCTTCCATTCTGGATGATGATCTGCTGTATGGGGATGAGGAGGGAACCTCCAGTGGAGCCATCTACAAGAAGACCCCAGACAAAGGCAGTTTCCTCCAGACTATGAG GAGTGCCGCGCTCCACCCCACCTCTCACCGGCCGCGGCTGCTTCTGTCCGGTCGGCCCGGCTCGGGGCAGACCACCCACCTGTCCCCCGCCGTGCTCCACGCCCTGGAGAAGTTCACCGTCTACACGCTGGACATGGTCTCCCTCTTCGGGGACTGCACCAAGTCTGCGGAGCAGGCCTGCTGTCAG ATATTCTGCGAGGCCAAGAGAACGGCCCCCAGCATCCTGTACATGCCCCTGATGGAGCAGGTCTGGGACACGGTGGGCTGCGTCTTCAGGACCACCTTCCTCAGCCTCCTGCAGAACATCCCTCCTTTCTCCCCCATCCTGCTGCTGGCCACCACCAACCTGCCCCACAGCAAGCTGgacacacag gttCAGAGTCTGTTTAAGGAGGAGCTTGGAGAGGTGCACTGCCTAAGCCCTCCGTCctcacaggagaggaggaagttCTTCGAGGACCTCATCCTCTGTCAGGCTGCCAAAGCCCCCGCGGCTAAGAGAGAAGCTC TCCTGCAGGCCATCGAGGTTCTGCCCATCgcgccgccgcctccgccccGGCAGATGTCCGAGAAGGAGCGCCAGCGtctggagcagcaggaggaggacactCTGCGAGAGCTCCGCCTCTTCCTGCGCAGCGTCACCGACCGCCTCGTGCAGGACCGCCGCTTCAAGGCCTTCGCCAAACCTGTGGACAAAGAACAG GTGCCAGACTATCACTCTGTTGTTAAACAGCCTATGGACCTCTCCACCGCACTCACCAAGATCGATGAGCAGAAGTACACCACCGTCAGAGAATACCTGCATGATATTGACCTGATATGGAACAACGCCCTTCAGTACAACCCAGATGATGACCCATACG ATCGTCAGATCCGTCACCGGGCCTGTGCCCTGAAGGACACGGTCCACGCCATCATCAAAGACGAGCTGAAGGAGGACTTTGAAAGGACCTGTGAGCAAATCAAAGAAGCTCGTACAAAGAGAG GTCATGGTAGAGTGCCAAATAACCAGGATAACTATGCAGTGCCCAGCAGCCCAAAGGCAAAAC agaagagaaagatgaaaGGTGAGCGTGAGGAGCCGGAGGCGGAGAAGCGGGGCAGGATGACGCGCGCCACCAAAACCCTGCTGGCGCAGCAGCACCAGCTCATCGACGTGGACAAAGCCCTGGAGTTCCTCGCCAAGAAGACGCCACAGCTGGTGGTGAATCACGAGGGCCTTAAG GACTTACTAAAATGTGTCATTACGAAGACTGAGGGATTCGAAGTCTTCCAGCTTGAGAAGGTGTACGCCCTCCTGAGCCAGTGTATCTACAGACACCGGAAAGACTATAACAAAACTGAACTCATCAag GAAATGAAAAGAGAAATTGAAAGTCTTTCATGA